The following are from one region of the Methanofollis sp. genome:
- a CDS encoding small multi-drug export protein has product MNPDWLFTWLRQASKVILIVVIFTLLIPLLLGLALSVPSGVVLGLVSSTLLLQANAVFVGLAMGLHPVMVLAVMTLVEVGAVLAIFETCDTFAMQSVRVQAMLEKTGKKMQTMKYLSKYGVYTLFFLPVFPIIGLYSSVVIAWILQWDRRLSLLFITLGWIGICLALMLMKFGVLKIIL; this is encoded by the coding sequence ATGAATCCCGACTGGCTCTTCACCTGGCTCCGGCAGGCATCAAAGGTCATATTGATCGTCGTCATCTTCACTCTACTCATTCCTCTCCTCCTCGGCCTCGCCCTCTCCGTCCCATCGGGCGTGGTGCTCGGCCTCGTTTCTTCCACTCTCCTCCTCCAGGCGAACGCCGTCTTCGTCGGTCTCGCGATGGGTCTCCACCCTGTCATGGTCCTTGCGGTCATGACCCTCGTCGAGGTCGGCGCCGTGCTCGCGATCTTCGAGACCTGCGACACCTTTGCGATGCAGTCGGTGCGGGTCCAGGCCATGCTTGAGAAAACCGGGAAAAAGATGCAGACAATGAAATATCTCTCAAAATATGGCGTCTATACTCTCTTCTTCCTCCCGGTATTCCCCATCATCGGGCTGTACTCCAGCGTCGTCATTGCGTGGATTCTCCAGTGGGACCGCCGTCTCTCTCTCCTTTTTATCACCCTCGGCTGGATCGGGATCTGCCTGGCCCTCATGCTCATGAAGTTTGGCGTCCTTAAGATCATCCTCTGA
- a CDS encoding HdeD family acid-resistance protein produces the protein MNGEMLPADIVVVEETFPWWLVLLQGIVTLLFGLVLLAWPAQTLVVLVTFLGIYWMITGIVALVGVFFGGEHRIWAIVFALLGIVAGVLVLAYPLYSTAIISSFLAILIGVLGMIMGAVGIAHGLSGGGWAPALLGIVSIILGVILLANPLFTVASLVLLLGILAIIGGVSAMVFSFRLRAAG, from the coding sequence ATGAACGGTGAAATGCTTCCTGCCGATATTGTGGTAGTAGAAGAAACTTTTCCCTGGTGGCTTGTCCTCCTCCAGGGCATCGTCACCCTCCTCTTCGGTCTGGTTCTGCTCGCATGGCCGGCACAGACCCTCGTCGTCCTGGTCACGTTCCTCGGAATATACTGGATGATCACCGGGATCGTCGCCCTTGTCGGCGTTTTCTTCGGCGGCGAGCACCGGATATGGGCGATCGTCTTCGCCCTCCTCGGGATCGTCGCCGGCGTCCTTGTGCTGGCGTACCCCCTGTACAGCACGGCTATCATCTCCTCGTTCCTCGCGATCCTCATCGGCGTGCTCGGGATGATCATGGGGGCCGTCGGCATCGCACATGGCCTGAGCGGCGGTGGGTGGGCGCCGGCACTCCTCGGCATCGTCAGCATCATCCTCGGTGTCATCCTGCTTGCAAACCCCCTCTTCACCGTCGCATCCCTGGTGCTGCTCCTCGGGATCCTGGCGATCATCGGTGGGGTGAGCGCGATGGTCTTCTCCTTCCGCCTGCGTGCGGCAGGGTGA
- a CDS encoding DUF1269 domain-containing protein, which produces MANVMYGPMQMVVIGFDEPEFHGKVLKELRSLREKGTVRLIDLLFVWKDASGKVTEFQATDLTEEERMRFGAVVGALIGFGAAGKEGGRAGAEAGAERVAEYDFGIAADQLATIADAIPADSAAAVMLIEHTWAIGFKEALRDAGGFVLAQGMVTPEALLLAGADLATAVEAAEKEEKEKKRVAVPAQ; this is translated from the coding sequence ATGGCAAATGTGATGTACGGACCGATGCAGATGGTCGTGATCGGCTTCGACGAGCCCGAGTTCCACGGAAAAGTTCTCAAAGAACTGAGGTCTCTGCGAGAAAAGGGGACGGTTAGGCTGATCGACCTGCTCTTTGTCTGGAAGGACGCCAGCGGCAAAGTCACCGAGTTTCAGGCGACCGATCTCACCGAGGAGGAGAGGATGCGCTTCGGCGCCGTTGTGGGAGCCCTGATCGGGTTCGGGGCTGCCGGGAAAGAGGGGGGGCGTGCCGGCGCGGAGGCGGGCGCGGAACGGGTGGCGGAGTATGACTTCGGCATCGCCGCGGACCAGCTCGCCACGATCGCCGACGCCATCCCGGCAGACAGCGCCGCGGCCGTGATGCTGATCGAGCACACCTGGGCGATCGGGTTCAAGGAGGCGCTGCGCGACGCCGGCGGCTTCGTACTTGCCCAGGGAATGGTGACGCCTGAGGCCCTGCTGCTCGCCGGGGCAGACCTCGCCACCGCAGTGGAGGCGGCGGAGAAGGAAGAAAAGGAGAAGAAACGGGTCGCGGTTCCGGCACAGTGA